Sequence from the Opisthocomus hoazin isolate bOpiHoa1 chromosome 7, bOpiHoa1.hap1, whole genome shotgun sequence genome:
GCACATACCTAAAACCACTGATCTTTGTGTATACCACAGGCTGTTTCTTGGAAAGGCTCAGGTTGATTCCATGTGTGTGTTGACCTGCAGCTGGTAGACGTGGGAAGAACATGCACGAAGGCACTGTTGGATGTGAATTGCTAAGTGACATCAGACAGCCCACGCAGCCTACCTTCAGTAGCTTTTTTTCCTAGAAACTACTTGGAAACAGGATGGGCGAATTGTTTAGCCATCAACAGTCTCTTCATGTGGGCCAGCTTCACAACTCGTCTTCACTAGGAGGGGTTGTGCCAAGAGGAGGTCCCCAGGGAACTGATGACCAGAGCAGGCTCCTGTCTGAACAATTCATCCACCACTTGCTCCCAGATTGCTTTTCAGAAAGTAATGCTactaaatattttgaatttataCTTAActgtagtggggaaaaaaatgcctccGAAAGGAACAGAAGATTCATGGTTTAACTCCAGAATTAAATTCAGTGTATTTTTAGTCTTTTCTAGACTAGAAGGCATTACatgtttttttttgaaattgcTTAAACCTAGTCTGTCAAGGTAACAGCTAAAGGTTTGCAGCACTGATTGATTTTAATGCTTTCCCTAGGGTGACCTTCCTAGTAACTACTAAGACTTCAAAGAACTCACATTAGGCAAAATAAGTGAAATAAGTTATTCTGTTAAAGTGAAATGGATCCTTGTTCAGTTGGAGTTCAGCTTCAAGCTACCAATGAGTGCCATAAAACCTATTATACCCGTCACACTGGCTTCAAGACTAAGCAAGATGTATCTTCGTCTGACCTACTGTTGCTTCAGCTTAGGACTGGAATAACCCTTTCAGAGAACAACACAATCTGCTTCCACCATGCAAAAATTTACATTGAAAGATTCGAAGACTTACAGAAATCATGTTGTGATCCCTTTAATATACACAGAAAACTATCAAAGAAAAACTTACGTGCAATTGACTTAGATGATGCAACTTTTCTAAGTGCCAAGTTTGGAAGACAGTTTGTACCTGGTTGGAAGCTTTGTCCCAAATGTATGCAGATAATAAACGGAAGCGTGGATGTTGAATCCGAAGAGCGCCAAAGAAGAAAACTTGATTCAGACGTATGTATATGGATCATTTTTCCCACCCCCCTAAGTTCTGCAAGCTATTGGAATTGGACTTCATACAAAGTCCTGCATAAATAAATTAACGTTCTTAATAGATGTGTGGGAGTTTATTGTATTTGAACCTTTATTTAGAGGACCTTAATCCTCTTCCCTAATTAAATATGATGGCCTTTTAAATACAAATGGTAGCGTGTGCTAGGGTGACTTACAACTCGGAAGTTTTTGTAAATACCAGACTGCTGCTGGTATTTTAAGCTCTTACTCAAGCCTTACAAAAAACAAGCTCTTGCGTTTAAAATGGAACACTGCAAAGGTTGCTTCTAAGGATGTTGAGATAAACTTCTGGTTTAGTCtcttcactttgaaaaaaaaaaacccacttcctcTAGCAGTTCATTACCAAGTGAACGTGTATTGAGGTGAACTAAGTGTACCCTTGTTGTGGTGTCTGAGCTGTGAAGGCCATGGTGTTTGTTCAGGGATGTAATGAACTGGTGTGGGAGGATCATGCTTTAAGTGCGAAGTTTGGAATATAGCTTGTACATTGTTGGATGCATTGTTCAGGATCTATGCAGGTAGTCAGTAGAAGCGTGGGCAACCAAATCAGCAAGAGCCCATTCATATCTGCCCTGCAGCAAAACAGAATTGCCTGCTAGGAGCTGTTGCCCCTTTCAGCCCAGGGGCTGTTGCCCAACTGGATTTTTCAATTGAGTGTCAGTATGATTAGGAGACTGACAGGGGGTGAAATTTGAAAGCATTGATTAAAACTGCTACTATAAAGCTTGTATTGGAGTTTGAGACTGATACAGTTCCCCAGTACAAAAATTTTAAGACTTAAGTTGTTTCTCCTGAGAAATCCAGTACTTGGAATTGAGGTCAACAATTTACCTAAGTTACAAATACAAACGTAAATTCATAAAAAATGTCCAGTCAAGCCAGTATATTGTAGGAATTAAATGAGGTTTTCTGTCTTTGTTCAGGGGCGTACAGCTAAGGCTTTAAAGTCTCTACAGTTTGCTAATCCAGGACGACAGACTGAATTCATTCCTGAGaccagcaaaagggaaaaaagaaggctGCAAACCAAAAATGCATCATTTAATTCTGACAGGTGAGCTATTTGCTGTATTTACATTAGCTTTCACTTCAAATAAAATAGCCTTGGTAGTCAGAAGCAGCATAACATTTTCTATATGAATGTTTGCATGTTTATGGATTGCTTTTTTTAGTTTTGAGGATGTTAAAGCTCACTTCCATTATGGagataaaaaaaaaccagaagataaAACTATTAACATGCAGTCCATATTTCAGACAATTAGTATTTGGTAAGGCATGATAATACCACACAGATCATAGATGAAACTATTAATTTATACATATACTAAAAATTTGAATACAGTAAGATCAAGCAGACTACACTTAAAATATTGGAGttgtcatttttttaataaactcagTAGTTACACTTTGTAAACAAAAGTGCGCAAGTTAGGACCTTACcttgcttttaaaaaaggaagttaCTGTCCAAGCTGGACAATACCATATAATAATGACAACCTTCTAATGTGACTGGTTTTAAAATTATGCTTTCTACAGAGGAAAGTTATATGCAGCTGAATTTTGTCTATCATTTTCCACTGAAAGTTTGGATCATTTCAGTCTTGTCGTAATAAGAGTGATAGAAATCCCAGCTTTCACTAGCCATATTTGTTAAAACATGCCAGAAAGATCACATTAATACTTTTTCCCTGCTCTCCACCTAAGTTTAGCTTTACCAGACAGAAACAGACACTAGATGCACTGTTCATAAACTACCCatccttttctcctctgtttgtttcttctgctCAGTTTGGGCACAAGTTGCAACCAGGGATATTTTGATGAGATGTTAGGAAAACTGTACTGTTTCTATGTATGTAGTAAAACACTGGATCAAAAGTGTTGCGGCATCTCTGACATTAGAGTTGTTCAGAACTCGACTAGATGCAGCCCTAAGCAACGTAATTTGAGTTGATCTGGCTTTGAACAGCAGGTCAAATGaggtgacttccagaggtcccttccaaacagagtttttctgtgattctgcagtttaacagaactgtTACAGAAATGGATAATGATAAAAGCAtacaaaatacttttaaattagGATGTGCACACCCTAAATGATGCTATGTGATGTCCTTTGAAATACAGCTACACATTGCAAAAGAAAAGTGAATTAAGGCAGCATTTCACATCATTTGAAAGGTGATCTGCAGTTTACATCATATAACTAAGAATATTTAGAAGTGGTTGAATAAGTGTgctattaaagaaataaaaactccCCATTCTTGAAATTACTTCAAAAGCACTATAGTGGAGATACAATTAGAACTGAGAAATGTTGTCAAATACAGTGACTTatatacatcttttaaattaaCAGTGTTAAAATGAACACCTGAAGAGAGCAAACTTCTGTCCACAACTGTTGGCAGCTTGGTGTCAAAATAGGTggatttttaaatgtgaaaataattgTTGTTTTTCATTATACAGGCAAGTTATACCAGCCAAGAGTAAAGTCTACGATAGCCAGGGACTACTACTCTACAGTGGGATTGACCTCTGTGACTGTCTCGACGAAGATTGCCTGGGATGCTTCTATGCTTGCCCCAAGTGTGGCTCCAACAAGTGCGGAGCTGAATGTCGCTGTGACCGCAAGTGGCTGTATGAGCAAATAGAGATAGAAGGAGGAGAAATAATTAGAAATAAGCATGTTGGTTAGTGTATATGCACACTGTTTATCCTGAGTATATGTTCCATGCTTTGA
This genomic interval carries:
- the ARL14EP gene encoding ARL14 effector protein; translation: MDPCSVGVQLQATNECHKTYYTRHTGFKTKQDVSSSDLLLLQLRTGITLSENNTICFHHAKIYIERFEDLQKSCCDPFNIHRKLSKKNLRAIDLDDATFLSAKFGRQFVPGWKLCPKCMQIINGSVDVESEERQRRKLDSDGRTAKALKSLQFANPGRQTEFIPETSKREKRRLQTKNASFNSDRQVIPAKSKVYDSQGLLLYSGIDLCDCLDEDCLGCFYACPKCGSNKCGAECRCDRKWLYEQIEIEGGEIIRNKHVG